One part of the Raphanus sativus cultivar WK10039 unplaced genomic scaffold, ASM80110v3 Scaffold0789, whole genome shotgun sequence genome encodes these proteins:
- the LOC108828127 gene encoding 60S ribosomal protein L14-2 has translation MVFKRYVEIGRVALVNYGKDHGKLVVIVDVVDQNRALVDAPDMERIQMNFKRLSLTDIVIEINRVPKKKALIEAMEKADVKNKWEKSSWGRKLIVQKRRASLNDFDRFKIMLAKIKKAGVVRQELAKLKKEITA, from the exons ATG GTGTTCAAGAGGTACGTGGAGATCGGGAGAGTTGCACTTGTTAACTACGGAAAAGACCATGGAAAGCTCGTCGTCATCGTCGACGTCGTTGACCAGAACAGG GCTTTGGTTGACGCCCCAGACATGGAGAGGATCCAGATGAACTTCAAGAGGTTGTCTCTCACCGATATCGTGATTGAGATCAACAGAGTCCCAAAGAAGAAGGCTTTGATCGAGGCCATGGAGAAGGCTG ACGTGAAGAACAAGTGGGAGAAGAGCTCATGGGGTAGGAAGCTTATCGTTCAGAAGCGTAGGGCTAGCCTCAATGATTTTGACAGGTTCAAGATCATGTTGGCCAAAATCAAG AAAGCTGGCGTTGTCAGGCAAGAGCTTGCAAAACTCAAGAAGGAGATCACTGCTTGA
- the LOC108842804 gene encoding microtubule-associated protein TORTIFOLIA1 encodes MSTPTTSAKPTRPARSSSATSSRSSSNPNPSSLTSFQAMVEQKQKILTSISKLADRDTYQIAVEDLEKTIQSLTPETLPMFLNCLYDSCSDPKPSVKKECLHLLSYVCSLHSDSTAAHLTRIIAQVVKRLKDSDSGVRDACRDTIGALSGIYLKGREEGSNTLAVGLFVKPLFEAMGEQNKVVQSGAAVCMARMVESAATPPVASFQKLCPRICKLLSNSSFLAKASLLPVVSSLSQVGAIAPQSLESLLESIHDCLGSTDWVTRKAAAETLTALASHSSSLLKDRTDSTLAALETCRFDKIKPVRESVTEALQLWKKISGKSVDGAPDESKSSSGEQLGSEKNGDKRSNLSDLMKKEASNGSILLPDSASKAKGGLPEKAAVMLKKKAPALSDKEFNPEFFQRLERRQSVEVVVPRRCKNEDEEESGLDDLNAMGSSNRFKNIQSNDHGFPESASDKQVKGRSDGNISQAGTSADDKAGVVNGKQTAGNHAAISDTDNHSEGSFTSNRGNWTAIQRQLLQLERQQTNLMNMLQEFIGGSHDSMVTLEGRVRGLERIVEDMARDLSISSGRRGNPTAGFGKYNSFANYSTGKYNGRGPGERGSQPDGAMRGRMWGSDMPDDWFMHQHGASRNGQNGPRRSPRSEQYQNEHMGNGRRGWDNKAAGTIRYGEGPSARSVWQASKDEATLEAIRVAGEDGAVTRPTRVAAVPEAEAMGDEEGEGQERDPIWSSWSNAMHSLRVGDIDSAYAEVLCAGDQHLIIKLMDKTGPSLDQMSNEIANEALNFIAQFLLDHNLYDICLSWIQQLLELVLQDGADTFGVPMELKSDILFNLQDACSTMDPPEDWEGPAPEELVMQLASVWEIDLQQFDK; translated from the exons ATGAGCACACCCACGACGTCCGCGAAGCCAACAAGACCAGCAAGGTCATCAAGCGCAACATCTTCTAGGTCATCCTCCAATCCCAATCCCAGTTCCCTCACTTCGTTCCAAGCCATGGTGGAGCAGAAGCAGAAGATCCTCACCTCCATCTCCAAACTCGCCGATCGAGACACCTACCAGATCGCCGTCGAAGATCTCGAGAAAACGATCCAATCCCTCACCCCCGAAACCCTACCCATGTTCCTCAACTGCCTCTACGACTCCTGCTCCGATCCCAAACCCTCCGTCAAGAAGGAGTGCCTCCACCTCCTCTCCTACGTCTGCAGCCTCCACTCCGACTCCACCGCCGCGCATCTCACCCGGATCATCGCGCAGGTCGTCAAGCGCCTCAAGGACTCGGATTCGGGAGTCAGGGACGCGTGTAGGGATACGATCGGGGCTCTGTCGGGGATTTATCTCAAGGGGAGAGAGGAAGGGAGCAATACGCTTGCGGTGGGGTTGTTCGTTAAGCCGTTGTTTGAGGCTATGGGTGAGCAGAATAAAGTGGTGCAATCTGGTGCGGCGGTGTGTATGGCTAGGATGGTGGAATCGGCTGCTACTCCTCCCGTTGCTTCTTTCCAGAAGCTTTGCCCTAGAATCTGCAAGCTTTTGAGTAATTCTAGTTTCTTGGCTAAAGCTTCCCTTTTGCCCGTCGTTTCGAGTCTCTCTCAG GTTGGAGCCATTGCGCCTCAGAGCTTGGAGTCGTTGCTAGAAAGTATTCATGATTGCCTTGGAAGTACAGATTGGGTAACACGAAAGGCTGCGGCTGAGACCTTAACCGCATTGGCATCACATTCTAGCAGTTTGCTAAAGGACAGAACAGATTCCACTCTTGCGGCGCTTGAGACCTGTCGGTTTGACAAG ATTAAACCTGTCAGGGAAAGTGTGACAGAGGCCCTACAATTATGGAAAAAGATTTCTGGAAAATCTGTAGATGGTGCTCCAGACGAGTCAAAGAGTTCATCTGGTGAGCAGCTTGGTTCAGAGAAGAACGGGGATAAAAGGTCTAATCTATCTGATCTAATGAAAAAGGAGGCATCCAATGGTTCAATACTCTTACCTGATTCTGCTTCTAAGGCAAAAGGAGGTCTTCCTGAAAAAGCAGCAGTCATGTTGAAGAAGAAAGCACCTGCGTTAAGTGACAAAGAGTTTAATCCTGAATTTTTCCAAAGACTAGAAAGAAGGCAGTCCGTGGAAGTAGTAGTTCCTCGTAGATGTAAAAATGAAGATGAGGAAGAATCAGGACTCGATGATCTCAATGCCATGGGATCTTCAAATCGCTTCAAGAACATCCAATCAAATGATCATGGATTTCCAGAGTCTGCGAGTGATAAACAGGTAAAAGGTAGGTCTGATGGGAACATATCACAGGCAGGGACATCTGCTGATGATAAGGCTGGCGTTGTAAATGGAAAGCAGACAGCCGGGAATCACGCCGCTATCTCCGATACTGATAATCATTCTGAAGGATCTTTTACAAGTAACAGAGGAAATTGGACAGCGATCCAGAGGCAGTTATTGCAGCTGGAGAGACAACAGACTAACCTTATGAACATGCTCCAGGAGTTTATTGGTGGTTCACATGACAGTATGGTGACCTTAGAGGGCAGGGTAAGGGGTTTAGAGAGGATTGTTGAAGACATGGCAAGAGATCTTTCAATATCATCAGGTCGTAGGGGTAATCCCACAGCTGGATTTGGCAAATATAATAGCTTTGCAAACTACTCCACTGGAAAATATAATGGCCGAGGTCCAGGGGAGAGAGGCTCACAACCTGATGGAGCTATGAGGGGCAGGATGTGGGGTTCTGACATGCCGGATGACTGGTTCATGCATCAACATGGTGCTTCCAGAAACGGACAAAACGGGCCAAGAAGATCACCCCGGTCGGAACAATATCAGAATGAGCACATGGGAAATGGCAGGAGAGGTTGGGATAATAAAGCAGCTGGGACTATTAGATATGGTGAAGGTCCCTCAGCAAGAAGTGTGTGGCAGGCATCAAAGGATGAAGCTACACTTGAAGCTATTAGAGTAGCCGGCGAGGATGGTGCAGTCACTCGTCCAACACGAGTTGCGGCTGTCCCTGAAGCTGAAGCCATGGGAGATGAAGAAGGCGAAGGGCAGGAACGTGACCCGATATGGAGTTCATGGAGTAATGCAATGCACTCACTCCGTGTTGGTGACATTGATTCTGCTTACGCAGAAGTCCTTTGCGCCGGTGACCAGCACTTGATcatcaaactgatggacaagaCAGGGCCTTCTCTTGACCAGATGTCAAATGAGATTGCAAACGAAGCTCTTAATTTCATCGCCCAGTTTCTCCTGGATCACAATCTCTACGACATTTGCCTATCTTGGATTCAACAG TTGCTGGAATTGGTTTTACAAGACGGTGCAGACACATTTGGAGTTCCAATGGAACTGAAGAGTGATATCTTGTTCAACTTACAAGACGCATGTTCAACCATGGACCCGCCTGAAGACTGGGAAGGTCCAGCGCCGGAAGAGCTGGTGATGCAGCTGGCTTCAGTTTGGGAAATCGATCTGCAACAATTCGACAAGTAA
- the LOC108827096 gene encoding uncharacterized protein LOC108827096 codes for MWGGAAEPVDSYYQVRPECTDVAKTRFKIKPGKTLSVRKWQAAFVQDGTLDIGKTLRRIRRGGIHPSIRGEVWEFLLGCYDPSSTFDEREQIRQRRRKQYASWKEECKKMFPVIGSGSFITAPVVTENGQPNLDPLVIQEINLGTNSNGSVFFKKLTSRGPLDKKVIQWLLSLHQIGLDVNRTDRSLEFYEKKENMSKLWDILSVYAWIDQDVGYCQGMSDLCSPMIVLLEDEADSFFCFERLMRRLRGNFRCTGRSVGVEAQLTHLSSITQTIDPKLHQHLDKLGGGDYLFAIRMLMVQFRREFSFCDSLYLWEMMWALEYDPDLFHVYEAHQCGTEKPEVSNGKPKSMSQCGKYERQNMRNGGKSAEGPLPISVFLVASVLKDKSYKLMTEARGLDDVVKILNDMSGNLDAKKTCSGAIKIHKRYLRKAKK; via the exons ATGTGGGGAGGTGCAGCTGAGCCGGTGGATTCTTATTACCAAGTTCGTCCTGAGTGCACAGATGTCGCCAAGACTAGATTCAAAATCAAG CCAGGCAAAACTCTAAGTGTAAGAAAATGGCAGGCTGCATTTGTCCAAGACGGGACTCTCGATATTGGCAAGACTCTAAGACGAATCCGGAGAGGG GGAATCCATCCATCAATTAGAGGCGAAGTATGGGAGTTCTTACTTGGCTGTTATGACCCATCTAGTACTTTCGACGAAAGAGAGCAAATCCGACAACGCAGAAG AAAGCAGTATGCTTCTTGGAAAGAAGAGTGTAAGAAAATGTTTCCTGTGATTGGAAGTGGAAGTTTCATTACAGCACCTGTAGTTACTGAAAATGGCCAACCTAACCTTGATCCTCTTGTTATTCAAGAAATCAACTTag GTACAAACTCAAATGGTTCAGTTTTCTTTAAAAAGCTCACAAGTCGTGGACCTCTTGATAAGAAAGTTATCCAATGGCTCCTATCACTTCACCAGATTG GTCTTGATGTGAACCGTACAGACAGGTCTTTGGAATTTTATGAGAAAAAGGAGAATATGTCCAAGCTTTGGGATATTCTCTCTGTTTATGCTTGGATAGACCAAGATGTCGGTTACTGTCAAGGAATGAGTGATCTTTGTTCTCCAATGATTGTGCTTCTTGAAGACGAAGCTGATTCATTcttttgttttgagagattaaTGCGTCGATTG CGAGGAAACTTCCGGTGCACGGGGAGATCTGTTGGAGTTGAAGCTCAACTTACTCATTTGTCTTCAATTACTCAGACTATTGACCCAAAGCTTCACCAACATCTAG ATAAACTAGGGGGAGGTGACTATCTCTTCGCCATTCGGATGCTAATGGTTCAGTTCAGAAGAGAATTCTCGTTTTGTGACTCTTTGTACCTTTGGGAG ATGATGTGGGCTCTTGAGTACGACCCTGATCTCTTTCACGTGTACGAGGCGCATCAATGCGGGACTGAGAAACCCGAAGTGTCCAATGGTAAACCAAAGTCGATGAGCCAATGCGGAAAGTACGAGAGGCAAAACATGAGGAATGGAGGCAAAAGCGCGGAAGGTCCTTTGCCTATATCTGTTTTTCTAGTGGCCAGTGTCTTGAAAGACAAGAGTTATAAGCTCATGACTGAAGCACGTGGACTTGATGACGTCGTTAAG ATACTCAACGACATGAGTGGAAACTTGGATGCCAAGAAAACATGTTCTGGAGCTATAAAGATACACAAGAGATATCTCAGAAAG GCTAAGAAATAG